The Synchiropus splendidus isolate RoL2022-P1 chromosome 8, RoL_Sspl_1.0, whole genome shotgun sequence genome has a window encoding:
- the stard13b gene encoding stAR-related lipid transfer protein 13 isoform X6 has protein sequence MKLDVNLPKKKSEDSDEEDLFAISDKWTFELSSRRWSRLQDIDCLLGNHGQCPSSEDAVPLRATTSSESVLTDLSEPEVSSLHSESSGGSNHRGPSAEDSDCSNRTCSDSLAMPDSTSITMSHIPKDISLYGSLPNKHSKTSRIRAKDFLKRMETLRSRGTLGRGRKSLVISAPMLQQEAQALKTLRCVEIINGEVAPPDAPSSKALPSQSSSEGSSHSSGSAVSTPSLKERKPYRADHKRSGMYLEDMDIFSDPQLNKVAVENRRNEFCSYEDLVVHIPKDHKPGTFPKALSIESLSPTNGASINWHTGSMHLDSPVVPSKKESRPVTQCCSRGSRISVYDNVPGSHLYASTGDLIDLEKEDLFPHLDDILLHVDGLQQIVDHWSKNVLPTGEPVQQVGGVREETAALQSSSQITLDFEGDSVTESQATPSDGDRDRVSLAETESTQLRERRDSGVGASLTRPNRLRWPSFQISNRLSHSVASLQITNQSAGQLNLLQKFSLLRLTAIMEKYSMSNKHGWTWSVPKFMKRMKVPDYKDKNVFGVPLIVHVQRSGQPLPLGLQQALRYLRSQCLDQVGLFRKSGVKSRIQALRQMNETSPDNVSYEDQSAYDVADMVKQFFRDLPEPLLTSKLGETFLHIYQYVPKDQRLQAVQAAIMLMSDENREVLQTLLCFLSDVTSSVEENQMTPMNIAVCLAPSLFHLNILKKDNLSPRAMRKKYATGRPDQKDLNENSAATQGLAHMIIECNRLFEIPHEMVTQSRNSYVEADLHAPTIDELCKQLEDDDGTYQTHMEGSLQYLLKEAREKSKYWVSCSSSDNTELYYKKVGDGNPLRRWRVSVEVEAPPSVVLNRVLRERHMWDVDLLQWKVCETLDKQTEVFQYVLNRMPPHPSRDFVVLRSWRTDLPKGACSLVSVSIEHEDCPVVGGVRAVVLESNYLLEPCGSGKSRLTHICRVDLKGRTPEWYNKAFGNLCAAEVARIRNSFQPLITDGPETKI, from the exons ATGAAACTTGACGTGAACCTTCCCAAGAAGAAA AGTGAAGATTCTGATGAAGAAGACCTGTTCGCGATAAGCGACAAATGGACCTTTGAGCTGAGCAGCCGGCGATGGTCCAGGCTGCAGGACATTGACTGTCTTCTCGGCAACCACGGACAGTGTCCGTCCAGCGAGGACGCCGTTCCTCTCAGAGCCACCACCAGCAGCGAGAGCGTGTTGACGGACCTCAGCGAGCCGGAGGTGTCGTCTCTAcacagtgagagcagcggaGGCAGCAACCACAGGGGCCCCAGCGCGGAGGACTCGGACTGCTCCAATCGGACTTGCTCAGACTCTCTAGCGATGCCGGACTCTACCTCGATCACAATGTCTCACATCCCCAAAGACATTTCTCTCTACGGTTCCCTCCCGAACAAGCACAGCAAGACAAGCCGAATCCGCGCCAAAGACTTCTTGAAGCGCATGGAGACGTTGCGCTCCCGAGGGACGCTGGGACGAGGCCGCAAGTCGCTGGTCATCAGCGCTCCGATGTTGCAACAGGAGGCGCAGGCTCTGAAGACGCTACGGTGCGTGGAGATCATTAACGGAGAAGTTGCACCTCCTGATGCTCCGTCCAGCAAAGCCCTGCCGTCCCAGTCCAGCAGTGAAGGCAGCAGCCACTCCAGCGGGAGTGCGGTCAGCACTCCGAGTCTGAAGGAGCGCAAACCTTACCGGGCCGACCACAAGCGGAGCGGCATGTACTTGGAGGACATGGACATTTTCTCAGACCCTCAGTTGAACAAAGTTGCTGTGGAAAATCGCCGGAATGAATTCTGCTCGTATGAAGACCTCGTGGTTCATATCCCCAAAGACCACAAACCGGGGACCTTCCCCAAAGCTCTGTCCATCGAAAGCCTCTCACCAACAAACGGAGCCTCGATCAACTGGCACACGGGCAGCATGCACCTGGACTCCCCGGTGGTTCCGTCCAAGAAGGAATCTCGACCCGTGACCCAGTGCTGCTCCAGAGGAAGCCGGATCAGCGTGTATGACAACGTCCCTGGCTCTCATCTGTACGCTAGCACTGGAGACCTCATtgacctggagaaggaggactTGTTTCCACATCTGGACGACATCCTGCTGCACGTGGACGGTCTCCAGCAGATAGTGGACCACTGGTCGAAGAACGTGCTGCCCACAGGAGAGCCAGTTCAGCAGGTGGGCGGGGTGCGGGAGGAGACAGCCGCTCTGCAGTCGTCCAGTCAGATCACCTTGGACTTTGAGGGGGACTCTGTCACGGAGAGTCAGGCGACTCCCAGTGACGGGGACAGGGACCGCGTGTCACTCGCAGAGACGGAATCGACACAACTCAGGGAAAGAAGGGACTCAGGAGTGGGCGCTTCACTGACCCGACCCAACAG GTTACGATGGCCGAGCTTCCAGATATCCAACCGCCTCAGCCACTCCGTGGCGTCGCTGCAAATCACCAACCAGTCAGCGGGGCagctgaacctgctgcagaAGTTCTCGCTGCTGCGTCTGACTGCCATCATGGAGAAGTACTCCATGTCCAACAAGCACGGCTGGACCTG GTCTGTGCCGAAGTTCATGAAGAGAATGAAGGTACCGGACTACAAGGACAAGAATGTGTTTGGCGTCCCGCTCATTGTGCACGTGCAGCGCTCGGGACAGCCGCTGCCCCTCGGCCTGCAGCAGGCACTGCGGTACCTGAGGAGCCAGTGTCTTGACCAG GTGGGTCTGTTCCGTAAATCAGGGGTGAAGTCTCGAATTCAAGCTCTGAGGCAGATGAACGAAACGTCTCCGGACAACGTGAGCTACGAGGATCAGTCTGCGTACGACGTGGCCGACATGGTGAAGCAGTTCTTCAGGGACTTACCGGAACCGCTGCTCACCAGCAAGCTGGGCGAAACCTTCCTCCACATCTATCAAT ACGTGCCCAAGGATCAGAGGTTACAGGCCGTCCAGGCTGCCATCATGCTGATGTCGGATGAAAACCGAGAAGTTCTGCAGACCCTGCTGTGTTTCCTGAGCGATGTCACTTCCTCTGTGGAGGAGAATCAAATGACACCCATGAATATTGCAGTGTGCCTCGCTCCCTCGCTCTTCCATCTCAACATTCTCAAGAAAGACAATCTGTCACCGAG GGCCATGCGTAAAAAGTACGCCACTGGCAGACCCGACCAAAAGGATCTGAACGAGAACTCGGCGGCGACGCAGGGGCTGGCGCACATGATCATAGAGTGCAACCGGCTCTTTGAG ATCCCGCATGAGATGGTTACGCAGTCCCGTAACTCGTACGTGGAGGCCGACCTGCACGCGCCGACTATCGACGAGCTCTGCAAGCAGCTGGAGGACGATGACGGGACGTACCAAACGCACATGGAGGGGAGTCTTCAGTACTTGCTGAAGGAGGCTCGAGAGAAGTCCAAGTACTGGgtgtcctgcagcagctcggATAACACGGAACTCTACTACAAGAAG GTGGGGGATGGGAATCCGCTGCGACGCTGGAGAGTGTCCGTGGAAGTGGAGGCGCCGCCGTCTGTCGTGTTGAACCGAGTGCTGCGAGAGCGGCACATGTGGGATGTTGACCTGCTGCAGTGGAAAGTGTGTGAGACGCTGGACAAGCAGACCGAAGTCTTCCAGTACGTCCTCAACCGCATGCCGCCGCACCCCAGCAGAGACTTTGTGGTTCTCAG GTCGTGGAGGACAGACTTGCCCAAAGGTGCCTGCTCTCTTGTTTCCGTATCCATCGAGCATGAAGACTGTCCCGTTGTGGGAGGGGTTCGAGCCGTCGTCCTGGAATCCAACTACCTGCTGGAACCCTGCGGATCAGGAAAGTCCAGACTCACCCACATCTGCAGAGTGGATCTAAA GGGAAGGACCCCAGAATGGTACAACAAGGCCTTCGGAAACCTTTGTGCTGCAGAAGTGGCTCGAATCCGAAACTCCTTCCAGCCCCTCATCACGGACGGTCCGGAGACCAAAATCTGA